In Zingiber officinale cultivar Zhangliang chromosome 6A, Zo_v1.1, whole genome shotgun sequence, a single genomic region encodes these proteins:
- the LOC121996402 gene encoding protein NSP-INTERACTING KINASE 1-like, giving the protein MSFNINNDSPGDQSIQKSKRHTIICPVAYGLACICFISLALGLLIWCHKRRSQQVFFDANDQHKVICLGNLKRFQFRELQIATNGFSSKNSLCKGGFGNVYKGKLQGRTLVAVKRLDGGNVASREIQFKAEVEMISLAIHRHILRLCGFCMTTTEKLLDVFYFPFPS; this is encoded by the exons ATGTCCTTCAACATAAATAATGATTCTCCCG GTGATCAAAGTATACAAAAATCGAAAAGACATACAATAATTTGCCCAGTAGCTTACGGTCTCGCGTGCATCTGTTTCATTAGCCTTGCACTTGGTCTACTTATTTGGTGTCATAAAAGGCGTAGCCAACAAGTATTCTTCGATGCAAATG ATCAACACAAAGTAATCTGCCTTGGCAATTTGAAAAGGTTTCAGTTCAGGGAGCTTCAAATAGCAACAAATGGTTTCAGCAGCAAAAACTCACTTTGCAAAGGTGGCTTTGGAAATGTCTACAAAGGGAAGCTACAAGGCAGAACCTTAGTCGCTGTTAAAAGACTCGATGGCGGTAATGTGGCAAGCAGAGAGATACAATTTAAAGCTGAAGTGGAAATGATCAGCCTAGCAATTCACAGACACATCCTTAGGCTTTGTGGATTCTGCATGACTACTACTGAAAAGCTACTAGATGTGTTTTATTTTCCATTTCCTAGCTAG